The Plectropomus leopardus isolate mb chromosome 2, YSFRI_Pleo_2.0, whole genome shotgun sequence genome has a window encoding:
- the LOC121957565 gene encoding vimentin-like, whose protein sequence is MRAASYTQKSLQVSGSSGRVRVQSPSPSRCRGSSYDSRGRSGYRSTAVELGTEIHQQHANEKEEMQELNVKFAGYIEKVQALEQRNAALQAELAALQNRYKGGPTGIGEEYELKFKEVRDLIEALTNEKGAADIERGYIEEEVEVWRLKLEEELALKEEAEMILREFRQDVDNATLQKAELEKRIEQLVAEIEFLKKLHDEEVADLMKQIEDSKITAELGGDRPDLAAYLRNMRAEIESVAARNVKEAEKWYKSKFDTLKEHAGKHEEQMKAMKDEITTYHTQVTELQNQIDGMRARNASLEQQLEDMEMAHMDKVGNLEGIIAQLEAQLCETKLEMTKYLQDYQELLHIKLKLDAEIATYRKLLEGEESRLGIAKDA, encoded by the coding sequence ATGAGAGCCGCATCTTACACCCAGAAGAGCCTGCAGGTTAGCGGCTCCAGCGGCAGAGTAAGAGTTCAGAGCCCGTCGCCTTCCCGGTGCCGTGGATCCTCTTATGACAGCCGCGGGCGCTCCGGTTATCGCAGTACTGCGGTTGAGTTGGGAACAGAGATACACCAGCAGCATGCCAACGAGAAAGAGGAGATGCAGGAACTCAATGTCAAGTTTGCAGGGTACATCGAGAAGGTCCAGGCACTGGAGCAGAGGAATGCTGCTCTTCAAGCTGAGCTGGCTGCACTGCAGAACCGCTACAAGGGAGGCCCCACAGGCATTGGGGAAGAATATGAGCTCAAGTTCAAAGAGGTGCGGGATCTGATTGAGGCTCTGACTAATGAGAAGGGAGCAGCTGATATCGAGCGAGGCTACATCGAAGAAGAGGTTGAGGTGTGGAGACTaaagctggaggaggagctggcactcaaagaggaggcagagatgATCCTGAGGGAGTTTCGCCAGGATGTTGACAACGCCACACTGCAGAAGGCTGAGCTGGAGAAGCGTATAGAGCAACTGGTGGCCGAGATAGAGTTCCTCAAAAAGCTGCACGACGAAGAGGTAGCTGACCTCATGAAGCAGATCGAGGACTCAAAGATTACTGCAGAGCTGGGTGGCGATCGGCCCGACCTGGCTGCTTATCTGCGCAACATGCGTGCAGAGATAGAATCTGTAGCTGCCCGCAACGTCAAGGAAGCTGAGAAGTGGTACAAAAGCAAGTTCGACACCCTCAAAGAGCATGCCGGCAAACATGAGGAGCAAATGAAAGCCATGAAAGATGAGATCACGACCTACCACACCCAAGTGACAGAGCTGCAGAACCAAATCGACGGGATGAGGGCTCGCAACGCATCCctggagcagcagctggaggacaTGGAGATGGCTCACATGGATAAGGTGGGGAACCTGGAGGGCATAATCGCTCAGTTGGAGGCCCAGCTCTGCGAAACCAAACTAGAGATGACCAAGTACCTCCAAGACTACCAGGAACTGCTGCACATTAAGCTCAAGCTGGATGCAGAGATCGCCACCTACAGGAAGCTGCTGGAAGGGGAGGAGAGTAGGCTTGGAATTGCCAAAGATGCCTAA